The Vicia villosa cultivar HV-30 ecotype Madison, WI linkage group LG1, Vvil1.0, whole genome shotgun sequence genome includes a region encoding these proteins:
- the LOC131644555 gene encoding glutathione S-transferase L3-like, with protein sequence MATVTVRPPALTSTSEPPPIFDGTTRLYISYTCPFAQRAWITRNYKGLQDKIELVPIDLQNRPAWYKEKLYPENKVPSLEHNGKVLGESLDLVKYLDANFEGTPLSPNDPAKKEFAEQLLTHVDTFVKDLFGSFKGDTVQQASSTVDFLENALGKFDDGPFLLGQFSLVDIAYVPFVERFHIVLAELFKYNITEGRPKLATWIEELNKIDAYTQTKVDPQTLVDSYKKKFLLQQ encoded by the exons atggcCACTGT CACCGTTCGTCCTCCCGCGCTAACTTCAACTTCGGAGCCACCTCCGATTTTTGATGGAACCACCAG GTTGTACATCAGTTATACTTGCCCCTTTGCACAACGTGCATGGATCACTAGGAACTACAAG GGACTACAAGACAAGATTGAGTTGGTTCCTATTGACCTTCAAAACAGGCCTGCATGGTATAAGGAAAAATTATATCCTGAGAATAAg GTGCCATCTTTGGAGCATAATGGCAAGGTATTGGGAGAAAGTCTTGATTTAGTCAAATATCTTGATGCCAACTTTGAAGGAACACCTCTCTCTCCCAAT GATCCTGCCAAGAAAGAGTTTGCTGAGCAGTTGTTAACCCATGTTGACACCTTTGTCAAAGACTTGTTTGGCTCATTCAAAGGGGATACTGTGCAACAAGCCA GTTCTACTGTTGACTTCTTGGAGAATGCCCTTGGTAAATTTGATGATGGGCCATTCCTTCTTGGTCAATTCAGCTTG GTCGATATTGCATATGTTCCGTTCGTTGAAAGATTCCACATTGTCCTTGCTGAGTTGTTCAAGTATAACATCACTGAAGGAAGACCTAAGCTTGCAACATGGATTGAG GAGCTGAACAAGATTGATGCTTATACACAGACAAAAGTGGATCCTCAAACACTTGTTGATAGTTACAAGAAAAAATTTCTG CTTCAACAGTGA